In Naumovozyma castellii chromosome 1, complete genome, one DNA window encodes the following:
- the AAT2 gene encoding aspartate transaminase AAT2 (ancestral locus Anc_2.420) has protein sequence MSRTIFNTIELLPPDALFGIKQRYNADERKDKVDLGIGAYRDNQGKPWVLPSVKSAELAIHADPNYNHEYLNITGLNALTSGAANIIFGPDSDAIKNERIVSTQSISGTGALHIAAKFLSKFFPERKIYLSDPTWANHQAIFQAQGLVTNTYPYWDNETKSLDLNGFERSIEVAPEGSVFVLHACAHNPTGLDPTKEQWETILERIAYKGHLALFDSAYQGFASGDLNKDAYSIRLGVEKLKRVAPILVCQSFAKNVGMYGERVGCFHIVLPEQDTKEELTTVKKALSSQLSKIIRSEVSNPPAYGAKIVATILNSDELRAQWYKDMITMSSRIMEMRVTLRDRLNELGTPGTWDHIVEQTGMFSFTGLTSEMVARLEKEHSIYMVSSGRASIAGLNKLNVDRVAQSIDEVVRHFTNESKL, from the coding sequence ATGTCAAGAACTATATTTAACACCATTGAACTACTGCCACCGGATGCACTATTCGGAATCAAACAGAGATACAACGCCGATGAGAGAAAGGATAAAGTCGATCTAGGTATCGGAGCCTACAGAGACAACCAAGGTAAACCATGGGTCCTACCAAGCGTGAAGTCTGCCGAATTAGCCATCCATGCGGACCCAAATTACAACCACGAATATTTAAACATTACCGGGTTGAACGCATTGACCTCCGGTGCAGCAAACATCATATTCGGTCCAGATTCTGATGCCATAAAGAACGAAAGAATCGTCTCCACTCAATCCATCTCAGGAACTGGTGCCCTTCATATTGCCGCTAAATTTCTATCTAAATTCTTCCCTGAAAGGAAAATCTATCTAAGTGACCCCACTTGGGCAAACCATCAGGCAATCTTTCAAGCACAGGGATTAGTTACCAACACATACCCATATTGGGACAATGAGACCAAATCATTGGATTTAAATGGATTTGAAAGGTCTATTGAAGTGGCTCCGGAGGGATCAGTGTTCGTACTCCATGCCTGTGCACATAATCCAACAGGTTTGGACCCAACAAAGGAACAATGGGAAACTATCTTAGAAAGAATAGCATATAAGGGACACTTGGCTCTTTTCGATTCTGCATATCAAGGGTTCGCATCTGGTGATTTGAACAAAGATGCTTATTCCATTCGCCTTGGTgtggaaaaattgaaacgTGTGGCACCAATCCTGGTTTGTCAAAGTTTTGCTAAGAACGTTGGGATGTATGGAGAAAGAGTCGGGTGCTTCCATATTGTACTACCTGAACAAGATACCAAAGAGGAATTGACTACGGTGAAGAAGGCCTTGAGTTCGCAATTATCCAAGATTATTAGATCCGAAGTGTCTAATCCACCTGCATATGGTGCAAAGATTGTCGCCACGATCTTAAATTCAGATGAACTACGTGCCCAATGGTACAAGGATATGATTACAATGTCTTCAAGAATTATGGAAATGAGAGTTACTTTGAGAGATAGATTAAATGAATTGGGGACTCCAGGTACATGGGATCATATTGTGGAACAAACTGGTATGTTCTCATTCACTGGTTTGACAAGTGAGATGGTTGCAAGATTGGAAAAGGAACATAGCATTTACATGGTTTCTTCTGGTAGAGCATCAATTGCTGgattaaataaattaaatgttGACCGTGTGGCTCAATCTATTGATGAAGTGGTCCGTCATTTCACCaatgaatccaaattatAG